Part of the Paenibacillus guangzhouensis genome is shown below.
CCCGAATTCGATTCTAATGGATGTCCAGACAAAGAAGAATTCCGGAAACACCTGAATCTGTTGCGCACCACCAGATATAACGGTCCACTTACTTTGATCTATGAAGGTCCCGGAGATATGTGGGAAGGTGTGGAACGAGTCAGAAAGATCGCAGAAGAATATCTGTAGAAATAACACTAGAAAACATGACATTGAATAAAAGGGTGATTTCATTACAGGAAATCATAGCAGTTACTAGGTTTGATGATTTCGATGATTCATTGTTTGAACAAGTTATTTCCAGGCTTCCGAAGATCAATCAAGAAAAAATTCGTAGATACCATCGAATCGTCGATAAATATCGCTCACTCTAGGGTGCTGAATAGAAACGTATATTCGCCCTAAGATGCCTGATTATGGGATTTTCAGAAAATGAGATCTTTGTTTATCTTTATATATCTTATTTTTTTGAAGGAGAGTCTATCAAGGGTTGACCTCAACTGCCCTTAACGGAGTTTGCATAATTCGCACTAATCTGCCCGTTGCTATGAACGTTTTTGTCAAATCCACGTATTTACTAATCAAATGTCTTCACCGAAACACTAAGCGCGAGAGTAAATAAGCGAGCGACGGTCGGCACGCTGCTATCCGTGGGTTGGTTACCACATTCTATGCCTTCGTCAAGGAGAGCTTTTACTAGCTAGCAACGCACATTCGGATTATTTATCCTAGTGCAAACGGGCGCTCGTATGTTCTCTCCCGAACCTTCGTTTACTCCCGGGCCTAATGTTCCGGTGTTTTTCCTTAGAGTCTCAGTGCTTTGGTATGTTATCGTGTTTAAACTTCACGATCTTCCTTGCTCTGCAATTCGAGCAACAGCCCAAATAAATCCGACTAATTCTCGCGCAACGGCGCCGATGGCAACATTTTTATGTTTGCTTTTTCCGAATACAAGTCGACGGTATTTATTGTGCAATCTTTCTTGCGCTTTCCATGACAGTAACTGTACTTCGGCAGGCAGTCCTTCCAATCGCTTGGCAAGATCTCCTTTAACAGCAGGCCGGTGCCGGTAGCTCCAAGCCGACTCCACTAGCGTACGTCGCAAATGTCCATTCCCTGCTTTAGTCATAGAGCCTCTTCGTGTTGTCTGACCTGACGAATATTCACGAGGAACAAGTCCTAAATAAGCCATGAGTTGCGTAGGCGAACGAAATCTCTCGAATGATCCGATTTCTGCAGCAATTGTAATCGCTGTTATATGCGCAACACCGCGTAGTGATTGCAGAATCTGAATTACGGAGGACTTCGCGCCTGTCGTAGCTTGTTGGAGAAGTGCATTTTCTAATCGACCGATCCGATGCTCGATCTCTTCGAGTGCATGAAGCATTTCCGTAAAGACAACTTCCATAGCTTCGTGCTGGAATGTTAGCGCTGCGAGCCAGACGCGATACTTCTTTGTCCAGCGTCGTTGAATTGACTCTGGTGGATGAATCTGGTGCCGCAACAGAAATTTAAGTATCCGTTGACGAGCACGATGCGCATCCTCCCTAGCAGCTTCGCGGGAACGAACAAGGTCCCGCAGCGCTTCGTCATCACGTGTTGGTACATGAATAGCCGTCAACTCGCCAGCACGAAAAAGACGAGCAAGCTGCTCTGAATCCCGACGATCTGTTTTGACATGGTCACCCGGACGTTTTGGCATGAGAGAGGGTGCAATGACAATGCAGCTCGCACCCATAGATTCGATCCAACGCTGCGTTTCGTAGCCTGTAGGGCCTGCCTCGTAGCAGAATGCAAGAGAGTCCGCGGGCCCTAATTCTTTTATTAATTTTCGAAGAGCGCCAGGGGTATGCGCAATAGTGCCATAGTAACGTGGGAGTTCACGGCCTGGATCTGCAATGGCTACTGAAATTTTTTCCTTTGATACATCTAAACCGATAAACTTTGTGACATACTGCATAGTAACAGCTCCTTTTGCTTTGTAGCTCTGAAATGGTTTGTACTCCTACTCTCCATTTTTAACCTACGATACTAAGCAAATACGGGGCTGCTTTACGTTCATCATAGCTAGCAAAACGCGGCTGCCGATATATGTCGGTAGTCGCGTTTTAGTTTTTTTTCCTCTTCTTTGAATTACTTTCAATGTATCTTTTTTCACAATTCTTCTTTCAAGATAGCGTATTGATAGGTATCCTGCCAGACAGGCTGTCCGTTTCCTGTTGTTTTAAAAAATACTTCCTTCATGAAAATTCCTTCACGGCGCATCGATAGACGTTCTAATAGTCTCCATGAAGCTATGTTTTCAGGGTTACATAAAGCTATCACCCTATGTGCTCCTAATTCTTCAAAGCCGTACTTTAATATCCTTCGGCAAGCCTCTGTCGCATATCCTTGTCCATAATATGAAGGATTAAAAATATATCCAATCATCCAAGTAAGGAATTCTCTCGGCTCTTTCTGACTAAAATATATATGTCCAATCATTTTATTAGTATCTTTCAAACATACAGCAAAAAAAAGGTTATCCTTTGATCGTTCCTTCGCTATACTTTTGCATTCTTCTTCATTACTTACCGTTCCAGGCTCATACTCAAGAACACTTTCTTGAGATAGATATTCATGCAAATCCCTCCAATCCTCCGGTTTAAACTGGCGCACTACTAGCCTTTTTGATTCTATTAATATCATATTTTACAACTCCAGTTTATTTAGAATACTTATTCATAAGAAAATAAACGCACCAAGATACCTCTATTGACCTCCCCTTCTGAGTAAGTATTTAGGCTATTTCAGATAACGTCTTATTCACGAACTTCGTAAATACATATGTAGGATATTCGAGAAACTATTGAACTATCCTGCCAGTTAGTTAAGAAAAGTCATTCGACACAAAACGCCGACTGACTTCAAAAAGGCTTCATTGACCTATCGAGTCCCGTTAGTTGGTAGTAAGTGATTTGGCAAGCAAACCGGAAGAGAAAGTTGCATCATGCATTACACCAACTCCTTTATAGTTTTCCTTCCATCCCAGACGGTACTTTCGACTTCGCTCGCAATACGGAGCTTAAAGTGATACATATTAAGGCAAGCGCAGTAAATAGAATTCCGCCCAATACGATTTCCCCTGTACCAGAGATAGCGATCAGCCAGCCTCCTACGGCCGTTCCGATTGTGACACCAAGATTTGAAAAGGAGACGAACAGACTATTTGCAAACTCCGGTGCTTCGGGTGCTTCCGAAGTAAGCCAGATTTGACTGACGATAAGCCCACTTGTATGCACAGCTCCCCACAGTGCAACAATGCCGATAAGCCATAGTAACGATGCACCTGCATATTGAAGAAGCATGTAGCACATCGCCATAACGATTGGATAAAGCAGCGTCGTTCTCTTTAGATGCTTGCCGAGTAACTTGCCCGCATACCAGTTGCCTGCCACACCGCTGGCGCCAAAGACGACCAATAAGCTGGTTTAGGCGAAGTACATGCTTTATAAAAGTTTTTCAGTCTTATAGTCATTTAATTTGTTTTCAATGTAATTCCAAGCATTATTGAGATTTCTAAATACCCAACCTATATCTTCAATGTATTTTATGCTTTCAATCCCTAATAAGAGCGTCCTAATCGCTTCCTCTGATTTATCTCCCACAATTAATGAAACAGGAAATGGTATGTCGCTGTACTTATCATTCCCAATAGAAAAAATACTTTCAATTCGATCTCCCCAGTCATAAGTCAGATCCCTTAAATCAATTATAAGACCTCCTGGTTCCCAGGCTTCTAAAACGGCCTTTCCAATTGCAGTCATATACGCAGCATCAGAATTACCATCAGAACCATATCCGTAAATACCAGTAAACTTTAATATCATAATTTCTAAATAATCTACTGTATTTGAACTTCCAAGATGTACTTCGTACTGAATACTACTTAGTTCTTCTAAGCTCTTTTGCTCAGTTTTTATTTTCATATGATCCTCCGTGATATCCTTCAAGTTCATTTCGCCTAACGTCTTACTCACGAACTTCGTAAATAATTCCATATTTAGGGTATTCGCGAAACTTTTGAACTATCCTGCCCGATAGTTGAACAGGCAGCCAATAATGCTGGCTGCCTGTTCATCATGTCGTGTCTCGTTAGCTTAACAAAAGCATCAACGGCTGCCTATAAATTTAATATATTCGAAAGAATGCCCAAACAACTGCTGTGATTGCAATTAATGCAGCCATTGTCACAAAAGTATAATAACCGGCTTTAGTTTTTACACTGCTCCGTTTGTCATAAACCTGTGGCTTTACCCCCAATCCAAGCCACAAATCCCCCACAAGACTCACAACGACTATTGCGAAATTTTTGATAAGTTTCATGTCACAGCGCTCCTTTTACAGAACTATTTACCAGTATCTATATATTACCACATATTGGAACTACACTGTCCGATCGAGTAGGAGGCTACCCATTAGTTGAGTAGCCGGCCTCTCACACCACCGTACGTACCGTTCGGTATACGGCGGTTCAACCGTTTAAGTGCAATTGACGTAGTCGCTCGTACTGCGCAGGGAAGTCATAATACCCTGCCTGTGCGAGCTTTTCATTTGTAATAGAGCGATGCAGTATCGCGCATCCAGCAATTCGCCAATATCCCAATCGAGTATTCCCCCATTGGTATGCTTGCCCCTCCGCTACCCCCAGCTTTCGCAAGTTCTGTACCTTCGTTCTCGGCTTCTTCCACTGCTTCCAGATGTACATCCGCATTCGTCGTCGTAGCCATTCATTCCAGCTTTGCAGGATTCGCTTCATATCGGCTACGTAAAAGTATCCGATCCATCCGCGTATGTAGACCTTTACGTTCTCCATAACCTGTCTAGCATTCCTTCCTTGGCTTCGGCTTGTTAGCTCTTTCAGTTTCTTCTTCGCCTTTGCTAGAGATTGCCTATGGGGGCGGATATAGACACCGCTCCCCTTCTTCCCTAGAGCATAGCCAAGGAATTTAAAGTGCTTCTGGGCAAGTACGCTGACGACCTTACTTTTCTGCGCATTTATCGTGAGCTTCAGTTTGTTCTCTAGGTACTTTCGGCTCGTTTCCAGTATTCGGATCGCTGCTCGTTTGCTTCTCGCTAGCACCACGATGTCATCCGCATAGCGAATGACGTTAACTCCTCGACTTTCCATCTCCTGATCAAATTCGTTCAAATAGATGTTTGTGCTAGAAGTGGCGACAGTGGGCCTCCCTGCGGGGATCCTTCTTCCGTTTCGCGTCGTACTCCGTTTTCCATAACCCCACTTTTTAAGTATTTCTTAATCAGGTCCGTTACACGTTTATCCGTGACCTGTTTGCGTAGAAGGTTCATTAACAGCTCGTGGTTCAGCGTATCGAAGTATTTGGAGAGGTCAATTTCTACCGCGTAGTCATATCCTTGCTCCGCATAGCTTTTCACTCTCCAAATTGCCTGCTGGGCGCTCCGTCCCGGACGGTAACCATAACTTCCGTTCGAAAAGAGCGGTTCGAACATCGGTTGCAACTGCTGAGCAATGGCTTGCTGGATAATGCGATCCACCACCGTAGGAATACCGAGCTTTCGCACGCCACTCCCATCCGGTTTGGGGATTTCTTTGCGCCGTACCGGGCTCGGTTTGTATCTCCCAGCCCGGATACTTTGTAGTAGTTCGTCTCTATTTTCTTGCAGCCACGGAAGTGCCGCCTCGACGGTCATTCCGTCAATCCCTGGCGCTCCATGGTTGCTCTTGACTCGCTTGTAGGCTTTGTTCAGGTTGTCCCTGTTTAGTATCCTTTCTAGCAAGTCCATTGCACCGTCTCTTTCTCTGCTTTCCCGAGTATCGATGCTCCGCGCTCCTGCATACTCTTCGTGTTCCACACTATCCCTTTGCAGGCAGCCCTTTCGGTATTCTGCTTTCATCGCACCAATTCTCCTTCGAGTAGGTATTCAAGACTTACGATTGTTCAGCCCTTTCCGAGAAAAAAAACTTCCCGGTACTATGGCCTCTGCTGACTTCTCACAGCAAGCTTTACTCCGTCGTTCGGATTTTTTTCCTACTCCACGTCTGTGAGATCTCCCCGGGTAAGAGCGATAACCTTCCCCTCATCTATCTGCCACATCTACATCATGGGATTCGTGTAGTATTGGACTTTGCTTTGGTAAGCAAGCTCGTCCGTCCCTTGATGCCTTCTATATGATTTCTGTTCGTCAGACCGAGGGTTTGCCTCCGGCTTCCTTCAGATTCCGCCTCACGGTGGACACCCTTGCCTTTAGCTAACAGTTCCTACTGCCAAGTCTGTAGCGGACTTTCACCGCCAAGTTATCGCCCATGCCGGGCGCACTTAGCGAAACGCGGCTGCCGATTTATGCCGGCAGCCGCATTTTAGATATTAAGCTATAGTGTCCCGTTAGTTCAATAGTCACCATTACTTTCAATGGTAATATTCAATTTTTTTAGCATTACATTGACCACATTCAGCGCTTCATTTCGCTGTTTGTAATCCGAAGTACAAAATCTAATCATTTCTAAATCGTTATCTATTTGTTTTATGTCTTCTGCGATATCGTCAGGTACTGCTATCCAAGATAAATGATGCTGCAATTCAGCGATGCTGTACGTACCTTCAATAAACTTACGACAAGCTAATTTGAACTCGTAAAGACTGTCGTCATTAATCGGCTCCCAATCAGGGTCTCTTTTGTCTTGCTCTGCTGGCTTCCTAACAAATTGGGTTGCCGTTTCCTCACAAGCGCCATACAGTAGGTAATTCTTTTGCGCCTCTATCAATGGTATCTTATTGGCTCCTAAATCATATTCATTCATTTTTTGAAAAGGGTCATCTTCCCAATAACATACTGGACAAATGTCATAATCCCCGTCACTGTCTATCGTTTTGTAGCCGCAACAGGGGCATGTATACTTTTTCACAGTACACCTCAAATACTTTTTTCTTTATCATAAAACACCCAACCTCTATTTGCACTAAACTGCCCGTTAGTTGAGCAAAGGCAGCTGATCTATATGATCGCTGCCTTAATTGTCGCATATTGCTCTATCGTGTCCCGTTAGTGCAATGCCCCAAATTTTACTATAATACGATTTCTCCATACTGATTAGACTGACTCCATTCGCAAGGAGTCAGGTTTTCGAATCAAAGTTATAATTTATACTTTAAATGTGGTTTGTTTCAGTAAAAACTATTTCTGCTAAGTCGGAAGCGATTTTTTCTTTTGGAGTAATCGATAAATTACTTAGAACAATGACGACAACATTTTCGTCAACGTAACGGTTAAATTCAGATTTAAATCCATATATGCCGCCACCATGACCAATACGTCGTTTGTTGGTATCTCCAAATTTATCGTCTGCGATAAACCAACCATACCCATAAGAGGCACTATACTGATAAGAAGTTACATAGGGGTTATGCATCAAATCAACTGAGGCAATATTAATAATTTTGTCCGTGTATAGTCCACGATCGAATAAATATAGATCCTCAACGGTTGAATAGAGGCTTCCACCACCAGTTGGGATGGACATGTCAATAAACTCGCAATTTACAACTTTGTGGTTGTCTATCTCATAACCGGAAGCTCTATTTTTTAGGATAGTTTTATGGTTATCGCAACCACTGTTAAGCATATTTAAGGGTGTAAAAATGTGTTTTTGTAAAAAAACATCGAACGTTTCTTTTGAAATATATTCGACGATGTGTGCCAGCAATACGTATCCAGAGTTACTGTATTTAAATTGATCTCCAGGTTCATATTCTAACGGAAGATTTTTGAAGCGATTCACGGTATTTTCTGGTCTGGATTGTATCCCTTTGAATTCAGCGTAATCTGGAAGTTGTGTAAAATTCGGTATGCCAGAGGTGTGTGTTAAAATGTGATGTATTGTAATTTTGTGGCCGTTTGGGTAGTCGGGAAGGAAGTGATCAATAGGATCATGTATGCTTAGGAGTCCTTGTTCTTGTAACAGTAAAATTGCAATGGCAGTAAAGGGTTTGCTTGTAGAACCAAGTCTGAATTTAGTCTGAGGGGTATTTGGGACTGCGTGTTCAAGATTTGCCATTCCGTATCCCTTATTGAGTATAACTTCTCCTTGCTTGGCAATAAGGATAGAGCCGCTAAAATGACCTAACTTGGTTTGATATTCCATGTAGTCATGTGCCCTAGAATGGGTTTCACTTACTAAACTTGTCACTAAGCAACCAACTCCTTGATTTGAGTTTCCGATCAAAGCTATTCTACAGGGTAAATATGGTAAATTAAATTCTTATATTACAAATTTTTTTATGGTATAATATATGTAGGGAAAAGGTTCCGCAAGGAATTCTTATCCCTATTTTTCTTCGAATTTTTTTGGAAACTTGCCGTTACAGACAGCGCAGAGAATCATATCATAAATCAATTCATAAGCGAATCACTAATTCTAACTGCCTACCACGCTATACTGCCCATTAGTGAAACGCGGCTGCCGATCGTGCCGGCAGCCGCGTTTTTAATGAAGCTATAGTGTCCCGTTAGGTTAACAAAGTATCGATTTAATATCTATTATTTAATTGAGCTCCTCAGCTAGGAGTGAATATATGAGGGTATCGGTAAATAAAGTGCCAAAAGAGTATGCCCTTAACAGACCTTCATTCTTAAAATTACATTTTTCCAATAAACTTATTGACGCATTATTTTCGGGCATTACCATTGCTTGAATACGATGCAATCCTAAATTATTAAACCCAAAAGGTATTATGGCGCCTAATGCCTCTAACATGAAGCCTCTTTTCCATTGTTCACGCGATAGGTTATAACTGATATTTGCCATTGACCCTCTTACAAAGTTACCTAATATACACGTACCGATAATCTTATCAGTTCCCTTTTCAGATATTCCCCAGACAATCATTTCTTTTCTCTTAAACGCATTACTAAAGCGTACAAAGGTGCTTGCAACTGTCTTTACATCTTTTGGACAATCATATCCCCAAAACATTGTTACTTCCTTGTTAGAGAAATAATTAAAGTAATCTTCTGCATCCTCGGATTGAAGTTCGCGCAATATTAAACGTTCTGTTTCGATAATAGGAAACTCTTGAAATGACTCATTAAAACTCATTTTTTATCTTCTCTCCATCCCATGAAAAAGTTCTTCCAGCACGCCAATAATAATTCTACAGATATTTCAAGTTATCCTGCCCGTTAGCTTAACGCCTCTGATCAATCTGCATCATTTTATTATTGATAATCGTCCTCATTTACGTAATACAATATATGCTCTTGTCTTCAATCGGCAAACGATATATGTTCTTGTCATTCGTTTTTGACAAGAACATATATCGTTAAAACAAAAAAAGCCGTTAATACGCGGCCAACGAGGAGGAAATTCATGTTCAATAGAAAAATATCCACCCTGATCATTTCAACGGCTCTGCCGACACGGCCCTGTCTGAAGGCTATTAGATTAGGATTCATATAAAAAATTAAAGGGCACCCAAAAACAAGGTGCCCAGAGTCTCATGGAATGGAGTTAGCTAAGTGTCGCACATCAAGGGAAAATTTACCACTAGTTTCCAAGTACTTCGAACTCGTAAATTCTGGCTGCTCCGTTGCCGTTCTGTTCCGCTTGCGTCACATATAATCGTACATACCGAGCCGTGAATGAAGCTACTTGACGAATTGTCTGATTGGCTGTGTTGCCAGTTACTGTATCAACATCTATCCAATTTGTACCGTCCGTGCTCTTTTGCAACTTGAAATTACGAGTATTATAGGCTGAAGTCTCACCTCCTGCTCCGGCATGCTGCACTTCCCAACGACTGATAGTATGCGAGGCGCCCAAATCGACACTAAGCCACTTGTCTCCAGAAGCGTTGCCGCACCATTTCGAGTTGTTGGTTATCGCGCCATCCACACCCAACGTCGGAGTCTCACCGGAAACGTTCCCATTAGAACTCGCAGTTTTATTTAACGTCAAATTAATAATGAGTCCGTCGGGTGGAACTACCTGCATAAGTACTGCGCCGCCGCTGGCTCCCCAAGATGAAGTCGTGCTTGTTGTCAAAAATTCCGGGAAATGATGGTAGGTTATACCTAGGGAATTACGATGATTATACACGGTATTTGCATTGTTTTGCAGCCAACTAATTATATCGCTCAGGTTGTATTCTACAGCGAATCTTGCGGCGTAACGCGCAAAGATGCCCTTGAATCCCGGCTGGTCAGGCGTTGCTTCTTCGGTACGCAACACATCAGTACCCGGAGCGGTCATATTGTTCTTTGTAAAATTTGCCGACAACAATGCATCGTTATAGTATGATGTCGTTCCAGTTTTCTTATATAGCAGATGTGCCAGACCGATAAAAGTTCCCTGATTATACGTATAATTGGTATAGTCTATAGTGCCGTCCAAATTCTTGTTATCCCCGACGCTGCCTGTGGATGTGTTAAACAACGTACCGCGCAACCATGTGTAAAGAGTAGAGGCTTTCGTTAAATAAGTGCTATCGTTAAGCGCATCGGACAGAAGCACTGCGGCAATTCCGGCAGGCGCAACTATGCAAGTGTTCTTTTCATGTTTTGAAGTGTTCCACCAAAGCCCTCCTCCAAGCACCGTATCATAGGCCCGAGCCCACACCTGATCAAAGATCGACTTCGCTTGCGTCCGATACTTCGTATCGCCTGTAATTTGATAAGCACGAAGAGAAGCGATCGTCATCCATATCATGTCGTCATTATAATCGCCAAAACCAGGAATCGAAAGCCAATTTGTTCCCCAACGGGCCACAACACCATCATAGAGATCTATTACTTGTTGCTTGTAAGTGTTGCTATGCGTTCTGTCATAAGCATCTTCGATAAGTTCAATTATTTCGGCAGTTTCCCAAAAGGAATTAATGAGACCATTACTACCATTTGTTTCTTTAAACTGTTTGGAAGTTGAATCATAAAATTGGTTGTTGAAATTAGTGATGACGCTATCCGCTTCATTTGCAACGAATGCATTCGCATTCGTAACTGAAGCTGACGATACAACCAACAGAGAAGTCATACCCGCAATAACCAGTTTGCCAAGCGTTTTGAAATGGTCACTCATTTTAAACTCTCCTCCTCAAAATGGGGTATTGATTTAAAGGGGATTCCATAATTCCGCTTCAATGACGCCGGAACCCCCTGCGATTCAAAATGATTGTTAGTTAGCGCTGGCAATCACGCTGTTAATCCCTGTTTCCATTTTTTCCAAATCTCCAATTGGCGCTTTACCGTCAATCACGTTCTTAAAGGTAGAGTCAATGAACGGCGTCGCTTTAGCCGCCCACGTCTCCATGAAGCGGACCGGTTGCTTGTCAGCTTTGAGCATGTAATCGATCGCAGCGCCCACATCTTCATGTCCCGACTCTTTCAATTTGTTATAATAAGGCTTCGAGGAAGGTGCGTATGCCGTCGGAGCGACAGGGAAATTGACGAGCGCTTGTTCATACATTTGCGTGCTCACGAATTTAATCAATTTATAGACTGCTTCCGGGTTCGCCACTTTGGCAGGGCTTGCGAAGCCAACCGCATCATAGGTAGCGACCGGCTTATCCACGATCGGGCTGGCGACATAGCCGAAATCCAAGTCTTCGGCATTGCGGATGAAATCGTCAGCAAACCATTGACCCCCTCGGAACATCGGTGCTTTACCTTGCTTGAACAAAGCCGCGAACTGATCGGTCGGCTGATTGAAAGGCGCGATATATCCCCCAGCTACGCCTTCCCTATACATATTGACGAGATCGATAAACTTGTTACTGACCGTTACCTTCTTCGCATCGGTGATGGAATCAGCAAATGGCGCATCGCCCGAAGACACGGAATAGTTCGAAAACGCGAACGGATCGTTCTGAGAGTCATAGAATCCGAACATGCCCGGTTTTGCCAGCTTCTTTGCAGCGTCCAACATCTCTTTATAGGTCCATCCGTTCTTTGGCTCCGGAATTCCCGCATCTTTGAACATTTTCTTATTATAGAAAATGCCATACGTATTGAGTAGCCCCGGAACGCCGTACAACTTTCCATCTACGAGCCAGTTGTCGATAATGCCTGGATAGAACTGATTCGAGAAGTCTTTATCCTGCTTGAATTTATCCGTCCAGTCGTACAGTTGCCCCTTCTTGCCGAAAATGAGCTCAGTATCATTGCCGGTGTAGAACACATCAGGTGCTTTATTGATCGACAGCAATTCATTAATCTTGTATGTATAGTCCTTGAGCGGTGATGGAAGAACCTCGACCGTAATGCCCGGGTTCTCCTGCTCGAATTTCTTCAGATCCTTCTTGAACTCCTCTGTGAAATCCGCACCTTCCCACGTCATCATGGTCAATTTGATCTGTTCTTTACCCAATTCTGCCGGGGAAGTTGAACCTGCCTTCTCCGGGACCGTATCAGATGGTTTCGAAGAACTACAGCCGGCCAGCAAGCCTGCAATCATGACACTTATTGCGATAGAACTAACCGTTACTTTCATCGCTTTTCTCATTTGAGAATCCTCCCTCCCTTAGGGTAATAAACACTTTGCTTGTGCATCAAATCCCCAGACTGCCGTTGCGCATGCCATAGTTTCAACTCTCACCTCCTTATCAAAGTCCTCGCTGCTATTTTAGACCTGCATTGTTCATAGAGCCGAGACCTTCCATGAAATATTTCTGGGCAACGAAGAATAAGATAAGTGGCGGCAGCATATACAAAAGGTTGGTTGCCATAAACAAATTCCACGTCGTCCCTGTCGCATTCACGAAACCGCCGATCGCCAACGATAACGTCCATAATTTCTGATCCAGAATATAAACGGTTGGATTCAAGTAATCTCCCCATGCTGTCTGGAACGAGAGAATCGCCATCGTCACGATCATTGGTTTCGACATTGGAACAATGATTTTTGTTAAGATTTGAAGATGATTGGCGCCGTCTATCTTGGCCGCTTCGTCATATGAGAACGGTATACTGCTGTAAAATTGACGTCCGAGAAACACATGGAAAGGGCTTCCAAAGAAAGCAGGCAAAATTAGTGGCCACCATGTGTCAAACAAATTCAACTTGGAGAAGATATAGAATACCGGAA
Proteins encoded:
- a CDS encoding ABC transporter substrate-binding protein; translated protein: MRKAMKVTVSSIAISVMIAGLLAGCSSSKPSDTVPEKAGSTSPAELGKEQIKLTMMTWEGADFTEEFKKDLKKFEQENPGITVEVLPSPLKDYTYKINELLSINKAPDVFYTGNDTELIFGKKGQLYDWTDKFKQDKDFSNQFYPGIIDNWLVDGKLYGVPGLLNTYGIFYNKKMFKDAGIPEPKNGWTYKEMLDAAKKLAKPGMFGFYDSQNDPFAFSNYSVSSGDAPFADSITDAKKVTVSNKFIDLVNMYREGVAGGYIAPFNQPTDQFAALFKQGKAPMFRGGQWFADDFIRNAEDLDFGYVASPIVDKPVATYDAVGFASPAKVANPEAVYKLIKFVSTQMYEQALVNFPVAPTAYAPSSKPYYNKLKESGHEDVGAAIDYMLKADKQPVRFMETWAAKATPFIDSTFKNVIDGKAPIGDLEKMETGINSVIASAN
- a CDS encoding carbohydrate ABC transporter permease; translated protein: MPQSFTIRSIRFIVLLIAALSMVYPILWMLTIALQNSDGLFKVPPEWYPTEFRWSNFWKGAEQIHFLSALMNTVIISVSVTVGQVLSSVLISYGLTRIKFPGRDLWFYLFICSLILPPIVSLIPVFYIFSKLNLFDTWWPLILPAFFGSPFHVFLGRQFYSSIPFSYDEAAKIDGANHLQILTKIIVPMSKPMIVTMAILSFQTAWGDYLNPTVYILDQKLWTLSLAIGGFVNATGTTWNLFMATNLLYMLPPLILFFVAQKYFMEGLGSMNNAGLK